Within Thermococcus sp. Bubb.Bath, the genomic segment TGAGAGGCCGGAAAGCTCCGAGCCCCTTGCGGGTCCCTTTGAAAAGTGGGCGAGGAGGCTGGGAAGATGATTGCCTTCTTCTATGCCGTGGTCCTGGTTGGAATAGCGGGTCTCATCTCAGTGCTGAGGCTCATACTCGGGCCAACGGTTCCGGACAGGGTCGTCGGCGTTGATACTCTCAACACCCTCGTTGTCGCGGGCATGATACTCCTCGGAGCGGCCTACGACAGGGCGATATACATCGACATCGCGATAGTCTACGCCCTTCTGAGCTACATAGGCACGCTTGTAATAGCGAAGTACCTCCAGGGGGGACTGGCATGAACTACGTTGCGGCACTAGTCTACGTCTTTCTCGGGATAAGCGTTACCTTCAACCTCCTCGGAAGCTTCGCG encodes:
- a CDS encoding cation:proton antiporter, with product MIAFFYAVVLVGIAGLISVLRLILGPTVPDRVVGVDTLNTLVVAGMILLGAAYDRAIYIDIAIVYALLSYIGTLVIAKYLQGGLA